The nucleotide window GTACGCGGCGACAGGGCTCGGATCGTCAGCCGTCCCGCCGACGACCACGGGGTTGTCCAGCGACAGCACGAACGTGAGCGTGGCCGACGGCAGCCCGCGGTGCAGCCGCTGGGTGATCTCGGACTGCCGGTATCCCGTCATCGCCCGGACCGCACGCGCCAGCGGCCCGACCGGGCTCGCACTCACGAAGGTGTCCGACGTGCTCACTCGTCGAGTATCGCGCCCCGCGCCGACAACCACGACCGGATCTGAGACGCCACGGCGACCGGCGCGTCGAGCATGACGAGGTGCCCCGCGTCCGGGACCAGCCGTACGGTCGCGTCCGGGATCGCGTCACGGAGCCGCTCGGCGCGATCGACCGGGATCCAGGCGTCCTCGGTGCCCCAGACGACCCGGACCGGCATCCCGATCTCGGCGAAGCGATCCTCGAGGACGCGCGTGTGCTCCTCGTCGGCCTGGGCGATCTGACGGTAGAACGCCGCCCGGCCCTCGTCGCCGAGCCACGGGGCGACCAACGAGTCGAGCACCTCCGGGCGCAGGCCGCGGTGGCTCGCCCCCGCGACGTACGCCTCGATCGCCCCGCGGTGGATCGCGTCGGGCAGCTGCGCGAACGCCTCGGCGTGCTCGCGGACCAGCCGGAAGAACGGCGATCCCCACGGTCGCAGGGCGACGACGTCGACGAGGCAGAGCGAGGCGTACGGCGCGCCGTGGAGGAGGTGGGCTCGCAGCGCGACGGCGCCGCCGATGTCGTGGGCGATCACGTGCGGTCGCTCGAGTCCCCAGCTCCGGAGCATGGCTGCGAACGCCTCACCCTGGACGTCCAGACCCACCCGGTGATCCGGGTTCTTCGACGAGGCTCCGTACCCGGGCATGTCCCAGCGATAGACCGTGCAGCCGGCCGCAACCAGGGCGTCCCCGTACTCCTCCCACACGTACGACGACCACGGTGTGCCGTGGCACAGCACCACCGGCGGCCCGCTCCCGGCCACGTCCCAGGCGATCGTGCGTCCATCCCAGTCCTGCGTCCTTCGCAACGTCATGGGACCAGCGTGCCCCCCAGGTGTGACTATTCTCGGGGTGGTGTTCCGCATCCTGTACTACGAGCCA belongs to Mumia flava and includes:
- a CDS encoding alpha/beta fold hydrolase, producing the protein MTLRRTQDWDGRTIAWDVAGSGPPVVLCHGTPWSSYVWEEYGDALVAAGCTVYRWDMPGYGASSKNPDHRVGLDVQGEAFAAMLRSWGLERPHVIAHDIGGAVALRAHLLHGAPYASLCLVDVVALRPWGSPFFRLVREHAEAFAQLPDAIHRGAIEAYVAGASHRGLRPEVLDSLVAPWLGDEGRAAFYRQIAQADEEHTRVLEDRFAEIGMPVRVVWGTEDAWIPVDRAERLRDAIPDATVRLVPDAGHLVMLDAPVAVASQIRSWLSARGAILDE